Proteins encoded in a region of the Apilactobacillus apisilvae genome:
- a CDS encoding Fur family transcriptional regulator, which yields MSDSAYKNALDTLRENKVRITPQRQIILKYLINNDNHPSVDTIYDALKKEFSNLSVATIYNSLQLFEKLDIIIELPAEDGGIRYDFFGNPHFHAICNNCGKIIDIEYPDYKGLEKSLSQATEQQSGFKVKQSHVEVYGLCKECQTKLKK from the coding sequence ATGTCAGATTCAGCATACAAAAATGCTTTAGATACATTAAGAGAAAATAAAGTTCGAATAACTCCGCAAAGACAAATTATCTTAAAATATTTGATTAATAATGATAATCATCCTTCAGTAGATACTATTTACGATGCTTTAAAAAAAGAATTTTCAAATTTAAGTGTTGCTACTATTTATAACAGTTTACAACTATTTGAAAAATTAGACATCATTATTGAGCTACCAGCTGAAGATGGTGGAATCCGTTATGATTTCTTTGGGAATCCACATTTTCATGCTATTTGTAATAACTGTGGAAAAATAATTGATATTGAATATCCAGATTATAAAGGTTTGGAAAAATCACTTAGTCAAGCTACTGAACAACAATCCGGTTTTAAAGTAAAACAAAGTCACGTTGAAGTATATGGCTTATGTAAAGAATGCCAAACTAAATTAAAAAAATAA
- a CDS encoding aspartate-semialdehyde dehydrogenase: MKEYNVAILGATGAVGIRMVDQLANSTVPVKSLKLLASAHSAGKVMDFNGEKITVEETTPESFDGVDLVLASAGGAASKKFLPEAVKRGAVCVDNTSAFRMDPEVPLVVPEVNPEQLKNHKGIIANPNCSTIQMVVALAPVFKKYGLKQVIVSTYQAASGAGQSALNEFYQQAKDYLEGKQMSADILPTAGDKKHYPLAFNLLPQIDVFEDEGYTHEEWKMIHETKKIMLNDMDATDLKVTATCVRVPVPISHGESVYFEVEDKSATAEDIKKTISDAAGVTLQDDPDHQVYPQPLNAEGKRETFAGRIRPDQENKGCFNMWVVADNLLKGAAWNTVENAERLVDEDLVKVPKNYYQK, encoded by the coding sequence ATGAAAGAATATAATGTAGCAATTTTAGGTGCCACTGGTGCTGTTGGAATTAGAATGGTGGATCAATTAGCCAATTCAACGGTTCCTGTAAAATCATTGAAATTATTGGCATCAGCACATTCTGCTGGTAAAGTAATGGACTTTAATGGCGAAAAAATTACGGTTGAAGAGACTACTCCTGAATCTTTTGATGGCGTTGACTTAGTGTTAGCATCAGCAGGTGGTGCAGCTTCCAAGAAGTTTTTACCTGAAGCTGTTAAACGTGGAGCAGTTTGTGTGGACAATACTAGCGCTTTTAGAATGGACCCTGAAGTTCCATTAGTGGTTCCAGAAGTTAATCCAGAACAATTAAAAAATCATAAGGGGATTATTGCTAATCCAAATTGTTCAACTATTCAAATGGTTGTGGCATTAGCACCGGTCTTCAAAAAGTATGGGTTAAAACAAGTCATTGTATCTACATACCAGGCAGCATCTGGTGCCGGTCAATCTGCTTTAAATGAATTTTATCAGCAGGCTAAAGATTATCTAGAAGGTAAACAAATGTCTGCCGATATTTTACCAACAGCAGGAGACAAAAAACATTATCCATTAGCATTTAACTTATTACCTCAAATTGATGTTTTTGAAGATGAAGGCTATACCCATGAAGAATGGAAAATGATTCATGAAACTAAAAAAATTATGTTGAATGATATGGATGCTACAGATTTAAAGGTTACTGCAACTTGTGTTCGTGTTCCGGTTCCAATTTCACACGGTGAATCAGTGTATTTTGAAGTTGAAGATAAAAGCGCAACTGCCGAAGATATTAAAAAAACTATTAGTGATGCTGCAGGGGTAACTTTACAAGATGATCCAGATCATCAAGTTTATCCTCAACCACTTAATGCTGAAGGTAAACGTGAAACCTTTGCTGGTCGAATTCGTCCAGATCAAGAGAATAAGGGATGCTTTAATATGTGGGTTGTTGCTGACAACTTGTTAAAAGGAGCTGCATGGAACACTGTTGAAAATGCTGAACGCCTGGTTGATGAAGATTTAGTTAAAGTACCTAAAAATTATTATCAAAAATAA
- a CDS encoding aminotransferase class I/II-fold pyridoxal phosphate-dependent enzyme has protein sequence MPELSNGLTKTYNQRLNSIQPSNIRGFDNQISKIKDIIKLTIGEPDLNTPKHIKTAAKKSIDDDDSHYSHQAGKLPLRKAIHNHLLNEYRLDYNPENEIVVTIGATEAIYATFETLLNPGDAVILPTPLFSLYEPIITLLGGKAISLDTSKDGFMLTPENLDSVLKKYGNKVKAILLNYPGNPTGVEYSPEEVKALSNVIEKYNIFAITDEIYCELTYDVEHQSLAEYLPEQTIYINGLSKSHAMTGWRVGYVCGPHEFIEKLLTVHAFMVTCPPDVTQVAAYEALENGGSDAKEMRNIYKRRRDFISDRLTKFGFKMAMPRGAFYVFVKIPDKFGKDDTKFALDLAEKAKVGVIPGSVFGKGGEGYIRLSYAASDDNIKEAMNRIEQFLN, from the coding sequence ATGCCTGAATTATCAAATGGCTTAACTAAAACTTATAATCAAAGATTAAATTCGATTCAACCTTCTAATATTAGAGGCTTTGATAATCAAATTTCTAAAATTAAAGATATTATTAAATTAACAATTGGAGAACCAGATCTAAATACGCCTAAGCACATTAAAACGGCAGCCAAGAAAAGTATTGATGATGATGATTCTCATTATTCACATCAAGCTGGTAAACTGCCACTAAGAAAAGCCATTCATAATCACTTGCTAAATGAATATCGCTTAGATTACAATCCAGAAAATGAAATTGTAGTCACAATTGGAGCAACTGAAGCCATCTATGCTACTTTTGAAACACTGCTTAATCCTGGAGATGCAGTGATTTTACCAACACCACTGTTTTCATTATATGAACCAATTATTACTTTATTGGGTGGTAAGGCGATTAGCTTAGATACTTCTAAAGATGGATTCATGTTGACGCCAGAAAATTTAGATAGTGTTCTGAAAAAATATGGCAATAAGGTTAAAGCAATCCTTTTGAATTATCCAGGAAACCCAACTGGGGTTGAATATTCACCAGAAGAAGTTAAAGCATTATCAAATGTTATTGAAAAGTATAATATTTTTGCAATTACTGATGAAATTTATTGTGAATTGACTTATGACGTTGAGCATCAATCGTTAGCTGAATATTTACCTGAACAAACGATTTATATTAATGGATTATCAAAATCACATGCCATGACCGGTTGGCGTGTTGGTTATGTATGTGGGCCACACGAATTTATTGAAAAATTATTAACAGTGCATGCTTTTATGGTTACTTGTCCACCTGATGTTACACAAGTAGCAGCTTATGAAGCTCTTGAAAACGGTGGCTCAGATGCTAAAGAAATGCGTAACATTTATAAACGTCGTCGTGATTTTATTAGTGATAGGTTAACTAAATTTGGTTTTAAGATGGCGATGCCTCGTGGAGCTTTTTATGTATTTGTTAAAATTCCAGATAAATTTGGGAAAGATGATACTAAATTTGCTTTAGATTTAGCTGAAAAAGCTAAAGTGGGTGTAATTCCAGGTAGTGTTTTTGGAAAAGGTGGCGAAGGATACATTCGTTTATCCTATGCTGCTTCAGATGACAATATTAAAGAAGCAATGAATCGAATTGAACAATTCTTAAATTAA